From the Pedobacter cryoconitis genome, one window contains:
- a CDS encoding outer membrane beta-barrel family protein, giving the protein MKRIYFCLSLLLFCHCSLSYGFRKESLTQSPPVRNTILLTEALKNLSVLYKVNFLYEQETISQKKVAFNTAEFKGKKIGEVLSGLLTPLNLGWYKIDDKNYSVYPLDKPQKSSGLKNSNHTTVSNQSLTDSLVTSQITGRVIDELQKPLEYVTLTLRRAADSSFVLNALSDSTGRFVFPGIKPGDYKIKVIAIGYAYFTTSLLSLNTQEGLIVEPIKLKALSETLHEVKIMASRPSVETRSDRFILNVENSPMAIGNSLQLLKSAPFVKVSADNSVTLQGKKTMILIDNKPVPDAILQNILETLPSGNISKVELITQPSSKYDASYGAVINITTKKSTTDGITASVRADGSMGSYGRSELNGTISYKHKALTLYGTAGINRSDYLFSVNSNRVLGDPKDPDLLTDNWRRLSNNKVFNFQLGADLELTKDQTIGVLINGNPMKFGGPWGTVNQFGKQGAAIDSTLYTNATFDQKASFYTYNLNYHLLADSGKNELTVLATLTPFRRNMFQSFPSVLLNALGETIKNPPVYQTVNISEINIYNAQLDYRHTLKQQWTLETGIKYQRTDSKSSVAYEIEKDNQFVSDPAYSNQSKLTEAIAGAYLILSKDWKNDKLQMGVRTENTKVAFKGVFDQNYFNAFPSFLYQHNFNEHNNLAFSFKRTISRAAYYDLVPYTVFINKYTVEHGNSTLKPEYDNIYTITSNIHKLNLSLSYTAASGLIVLLPSSQDYTTKVTFFSRQNLNNSSDLSFFLLYPLRFNSWWETQNSGTPIGYTKARGQVLGNPYELSAFHSDFKSSHIFQLSKTLKLQVDAYYWTRYSQGLTKYSGYKNIDASFLLDIFSGKGQVRLSGNEIIFKRNDFHQDTDFGQYRAQQIVNNDSRRISVGFTYKFGKNKMNSPEKKAGNEEALKRL; this is encoded by the coding sequence ATGAAAAGAATTTACTTTTGCCTGAGCCTGTTATTATTTTGCCACTGCTCTTTGAGTTATGGTTTTAGAAAAGAATCATTAACGCAGTCCCCTCCTGTCCGGAATACAATACTTTTAACGGAGGCATTGAAGAATTTAAGTGTTTTATATAAGGTGAATTTCTTATATGAGCAGGAAACCATTAGCCAGAAGAAAGTGGCTTTTAATACTGCCGAATTTAAAGGGAAGAAAATCGGTGAGGTTTTAAGCGGGTTATTAACGCCTTTGAATTTAGGCTGGTATAAGATTGATGATAAAAATTATTCTGTTTATCCGCTGGACAAACCCCAAAAATCTTCTGGTTTAAAGAACAGTAATCACACTACGGTTTCAAATCAATCATTAACAGATAGCCTGGTTACCAGTCAGATAACTGGCCGGGTAATAGACGAGCTACAAAAGCCGCTGGAATATGTAACCCTGACTTTGAGAAGGGCAGCTGATTCGTCATTTGTGCTCAATGCACTAAGTGATTCCACAGGGAGGTTTGTATTCCCAGGGATTAAACCGGGGGATTACAAGATTAAAGTAATTGCTATTGGTTATGCGTATTTTACAACATCTTTATTGAGTTTGAATACTCAGGAAGGGCTTATTGTGGAGCCAATTAAGTTAAAGGCTTTATCTGAGACTTTACATGAAGTGAAGATCATGGCCAGCCGCCCTTCTGTAGAAACCAGGAGCGATCGTTTTATCCTGAATGTAGAGAACAGTCCAATGGCAATCGGGAATTCATTGCAGCTATTAAAATCTGCTCCTTTCGTTAAGGTTTCTGCTGATAATAGTGTAACGCTTCAGGGAAAGAAGACAATGATATTAATTGATAACAAGCCGGTACCGGATGCTATTTTGCAAAATATTCTGGAGACGTTGCCTTCGGGGAATATTTCAAAAGTGGAATTGATCACTCAGCCATCCTCAAAATATGATGCTAGTTATGGTGCTGTAATTAATATTACCACGAAAAAGAGTACGACTGATGGAATAACGGCCAGCGTGAGAGCTGATGGTTCTATGGGTAGTTATGGCAGATCTGAACTGAATGGTACAATAAGCTACAAACACAAAGCGCTGACACTTTATGGAACTGCCGGGATAAACAGAAGTGATTATCTATTTTCAGTTAATTCGAACCGGGTTCTGGGCGATCCGAAAGATCCTGATTTACTGACGGATAACTGGAGAAGGCTTTCGAACAATAAAGTTTTTAATTTCCAGCTAGGGGCTGACCTGGAGTTAACTAAGGATCAGACAATCGGAGTACTGATCAATGGTAACCCAATGAAGTTCGGTGGCCCATGGGGAACGGTTAATCAATTCGGAAAACAGGGTGCAGCAATCGATTCTACATTATATACTAATGCTACTTTTGATCAGAAAGCATCATTTTATACTTATAACCTGAATTACCATTTACTGGCTGATTCAGGAAAAAATGAATTGACTGTACTGGCTACACTGACTCCTTTCAGGCGCAACATGTTTCAATCTTTTCCTTCGGTATTGTTAAATGCCCTGGGTGAGACTATCAAAAACCCTCCTGTTTATCAAACAGTTAACATTTCTGAGATTAATATTTATAATGCACAACTTGATTACAGACATACGCTTAAACAACAGTGGACATTGGAGACTGGTATCAAGTATCAAAGGACAGATTCAAAAAGTAGTGTTGCTTATGAAATCGAGAAGGATAATCAGTTTGTATCTGATCCGGCTTATTCCAATCAGAGTAAATTAACTGAGGCTATAGCCGGAGCTTATCTTATTCTGAGCAAGGATTGGAAAAATGATAAATTACAAATGGGTGTCCGGACTGAAAATACCAAAGTCGCATTTAAAGGGGTTTTCGATCAAAATTATTTCAACGCTTTTCCTTCCTTTTTATATCAGCATAATTTCAACGAACACAATAATCTTGCTTTCTCTTTTAAAAGAACTATTTCCAGAGCAGCTTATTATGATCTTGTTCCTTACACAGTCTTCATCAATAAATATACTGTTGAGCATGGTAATTCTACGCTTAAACCTGAATATGATAACATCTATACCATAACCAGTAATATTCATAAACTAAATTTATCATTAAGTTATACTGCTGCAAGTGGTTTGATTGTATTGCTTCCTTCTAGTCAGGATTATACCACAAAAGTCACCTTTTTCTCCCGCCAGAACCTGAACAACTCTTCAGACTTATCATTTTTTCTTTTATACCCGCTGCGCTTTAACAGCTGGTGGGAAACTCAAAATAGCGGGACACCTATAGGCTATACCAAAGCCCGCGGCCAGGTATTAGGTAATCCTTATGAACTTAGTGCCTTCCATTCAGATTTTAAATCTTCTCATATATTCCAGTTATCAAAAACCCTTAAATTACAAGTAGATGCCTATTACTGGACGCGTTATAGCCAGGGATTAACTAAATACAGCGGTTATAAAAACATAGATGCTTCTTTCTTGTTAGATATCTTTTCTGGGAAAGGCCAGGTCAGACTGAGCGGAAATGAGATTATTTTCAAAAGAAATGACTTCCATCAGGATACCGACTTTGGTCAATATCGTGCTCAGCAGATTGTCAATAATGATAGCCGGAGGATCAGCGTAGGTTTCACCTATAAATTCGGTAAAAACAAGATGAATTCACCAGAGAAAAAAGCGGGTAACGAAGAGGCGCTTAAAAGACTTTAG
- a CDS encoding SRPBCC domain-containing protein: protein MKTFKKYYYLPAPPEEVYLAMTKAQSIQLWTGAEVEFTDQPDTEFSLWEGDIIGKNLEFDYGKKIVQQWYFGEENEPSIVTIKFHADKKGTSLEFVQTNIPDEDYEDFTTGLNEYYIGGLQDFFEEE from the coding sequence ATGAAGACTTTTAAAAAATACTACTATCTTCCTGCTCCGCCTGAAGAGGTTTATCTGGCAATGACCAAAGCACAAAGTATACAGTTATGGACTGGTGCTGAAGTTGAGTTCACGGATCAGCCGGATACAGAGTTCTCTTTATGGGAAGGGGATATCATTGGAAAGAACCTGGAGTTCGACTATGGTAAAAAAATTGTACAGCAGTGGTACTTTGGTGAAGAGAATGAGCCTTCAATTGTGACGATTAAGTTCCATGCGGATAAAAAAGGGACTTCTCTGGAGTTTGTACAGACGAATATTCCTGATGAGGATTACGAAGATTTTACAACTGGTTTGAATGAATACTATATTGGGGGATTGCAGGATTTCTTTGAAGAAGAGTAG
- a CDS encoding acyl-CoA dehydrogenase family protein, translating into MNKSGKKDLYEAPDYYLLDELLSEEHKLIRSAVRDWVKKEISPVIEDYAQKAEFPKHLIKGLGEIGAFGPTIPVEYGGAGLDYTAYGIIMQELERGDSGIRSTASVQGSLVMYPIYAYGTEEQRHKYLPKLATGQMMGCFGLTEPDHGSNPGGMVTNIKDKGDHYLLNGAKMWISNAPFADIAVVWAKDEAGKIRGMVVERGMEGFSTPETHNKWSLRASATGELVFDNVKVPKENIFPEISGLKGPLGCLNQARYGIAWGALGAAMDCYDTALRYAKERVQFGKPIGGFQLQQKKLAEMITEITKGQLLVWRLGVLKSENRATAEQISMAKRNSVEIALDVARNARQMLGGMGITGEYSIMRHMMNLESVVTYEGTHDIHLLITGMDVTGINAFK; encoded by the coding sequence ATGAACAAATCAGGAAAGAAAGACCTTTATGAAGCACCCGATTATTATCTGTTAGACGAACTATTGTCTGAAGAGCATAAACTGATAAGGTCAGCGGTGCGTGACTGGGTGAAGAAAGAAATCAGTCCGGTTATAGAAGATTACGCACAAAAAGCTGAATTCCCTAAGCATTTGATTAAAGGTCTGGGTGAAATTGGTGCTTTTGGCCCGACTATTCCGGTTGAATATGGTGGTGCAGGACTCGATTATACCGCTTATGGGATCATCATGCAGGAATTAGAGCGTGGAGATTCGGGTATTCGTTCTACCGCTTCTGTACAGGGTTCTTTGGTAATGTATCCTATTTATGCATATGGCACTGAGGAACAGCGCCATAAATACCTGCCTAAGTTAGCTACGGGCCAAATGATGGGTTGTTTTGGTTTAACTGAGCCGGATCATGGATCAAATCCAGGTGGTATGGTTACTAATATCAAAGATAAAGGTGATCATTACTTGTTAAATGGTGCTAAAATGTGGATCTCTAATGCTCCATTTGCTGATATTGCGGTAGTTTGGGCGAAGGATGAAGCTGGAAAAATCAGAGGAATGGTTGTTGAACGTGGAATGGAAGGCTTTTCAACTCCTGAGACACACAATAAATGGAGCCTTCGTGCTTCGGCTACTGGTGAACTGGTATTTGACAATGTAAAAGTTCCTAAGGAAAATATATTCCCGGAGATCTCTGGTCTGAAAGGCCCGCTGGGTTGTTTAAATCAGGCGAGATATGGTATTGCATGGGGAGCTTTGGGTGCGGCAATGGATTGTTATGATACTGCTTTGCGTTATGCTAAGGAGCGCGTTCAGTTCGGAAAGCCTATTGGGGGATTTCAGTTACAGCAAAAAAAGCTTGCTGAAATGATTACGGAGATCACTAAAGGTCAGTTATTGGTTTGGAGACTGGGTGTATTAAAAAGTGAAAACAGGGCGACGGCTGAACAGATTTCAATGGCGAAAAGAAACAGTGTTGAGATCGCGCTTGACGTAGCCAGAAATGCGAGACAAATGCTGGGTGGAATGGGAATTACTGGTGAGTATTCAATTATGCGCCATATGATGAACCTGGAATCGGTGGTTACTTATGAGGGCACACACGATATTCATTTGCTGATTACAGGAATGGATGTAACTGGCATCAATGCTTTTAAATAA
- a CDS encoding dihydroneopterin aldolase, with translation MYLQTVALNDVKCFALHGYYPEEQLTGTEFLVSVEVTFIPSGDTEDLQRTVNYEVLNTIILEEMRNTKKMLESVVKLILDRTISSFPFILTAVAGIKKMHPPMPGEIDHSFVQLSYTSEKKH, from the coding sequence ATGTATTTACAAACTGTTGCTTTAAATGATGTCAAATGTTTTGCGCTGCACGGATACTATCCTGAAGAGCAACTTACAGGAACTGAGTTTCTGGTGAGCGTTGAAGTTACTTTTATCCCTTCGGGCGATACAGAAGACTTGCAGCGGACCGTTAATTATGAAGTGTTGAATACAATTATTCTGGAAGAGATGAGGAATACTAAAAAGATGCTTGAATCTGTGGTTAAACTTATTTTGGACAGAACGATTTCTTCTTTTCCTTTTATTTTGACTGCTGTTGCCGGAATAAAAAAAATGCATCCGCCTATGCCGGGAGAAATTGATCATTCTTTTGTTCAATTATCTTATACCTCGGAAAAGAAACACTAA
- a CDS encoding FAD-binding oxidoreductase: protein MSAIPGYTKIDSGFLARLVTILGAENVFTDDVSLMDYSHDETEDLHYAPEVVVKPVDTAAVSALLKLCNENHVPVTPRGGGTGLSGGALPVYGGVLLSMERFKAIISIDTENLQATVEPGVITEEFMNAVAERGLLYPVDPSSKGSCFIGGNVAHGSGGPRVVKYGTIREYILNLEIVLPTGEVIWTGANTLKYASGYNLTQLMIGSEGTLGVVTKIVTKLIPKVQNSVLMLGSFAENEQACAAVSAIFRAGITPSALEFMERRGVEWVVQYDDIKFDIKDGVNAYLMIEFDGDDLDTIFKDCEKVNSVLEEFGCTEVLFADTAGQKEELWRMRRTMAESVKSNSVYKEEDTVVPRAALPKLINGIKEIGSRYGFESVCYGHAGDGNLHINIIKAGMSDEDWKNKLKDGIVELFQLTASLGGTISGEHGIGLVQKEFMSIKYSEINLNLMRGIKQVFDPNGILNPGKIF, encoded by the coding sequence ATGTCTGCAATTCCAGGTTATACAAAGATAGATTCGGGGTTTTTGGCCCGGTTAGTCACCATTTTGGGTGCGGAAAATGTGTTTACTGATGATGTTTCTTTGATGGATTATAGCCACGATGAGACGGAAGATCTTCATTATGCACCAGAAGTAGTCGTAAAACCCGTTGATACTGCTGCCGTTTCTGCTTTATTAAAGTTATGCAATGAAAACCATGTTCCAGTTACGCCAAGAGGTGGTGGAACTGGTCTAAGTGGTGGAGCTCTGCCTGTTTATGGTGGTGTATTGTTATCTATGGAACGCTTCAAAGCTATTATTTCCATTGATACTGAAAATTTGCAGGCGACGGTTGAACCTGGAGTAATTACCGAAGAGTTTATGAATGCAGTGGCGGAACGGGGGTTATTATATCCGGTTGATCCGTCCAGCAAGGGATCTTGTTTTATTGGCGGGAATGTAGCCCATGGCTCTGGTGGGCCAAGAGTTGTGAAATACGGGACAATAAGAGAATATATATTAAATCTGGAAATTGTTTTGCCAACCGGCGAAGTGATCTGGACTGGTGCGAATACGCTGAAATATGCTTCTGGTTATAACCTGACGCAGTTGATGATTGGTTCTGAAGGGACTTTAGGGGTGGTGACTAAAATTGTAACTAAACTAATTCCCAAAGTACAGAACAGTGTATTAATGTTAGGTTCTTTTGCTGAGAATGAACAAGCTTGTGCTGCGGTTTCTGCGATTTTCAGGGCTGGTATCACTCCATCTGCTTTAGAGTTTATGGAGCGCAGAGGGGTAGAGTGGGTTGTTCAGTATGATGATATTAAATTTGATATTAAGGATGGGGTAAATGCTTATCTGATGATAGAATTTGATGGGGATGATCTGGATACCATATTTAAAGATTGTGAAAAGGTTAATTCAGTGCTGGAAGAGTTCGGTTGTACGGAAGTTCTTTTTGCGGATACGGCTGGACAAAAGGAAGAGTTGTGGCGTATGCGCAGAACTATGGCCGAATCAGTGAAGTCTAATTCTGTTTATAAAGAAGAAGATACGGTTGTGCCAAGAGCAGCACTTCCGAAATTAATTAACGGGATTAAAGAGATTGGTTCCAGGTATGGTTTTGAAAGTGTGTGTTATGGTCACGCTGGTGATGGTAATTTACATATCAATATTATCAAAGCAGGTATGAGTGATGAGGACTGGAAAAACAAGCTGAAGGATGGTATTGTGGAGCTGTTTCAGTTAACTGCCAGCTTAGGAGGGACGATTTCTGGTGAGCATGGTATCGGACTTGTCCAAAAAGAGTTTATGTCTATTAAATATAGTGAGATCAATCTTAATTTAATGAGAGGTATTAAACAGGTTTTTGATCCGAACGGGATATTGAATCCTGGAAAGATATTTTAG
- a CDS encoding acyl-CoA thioesterase, whose translation MIFKTFWRTKTKQTDKKSATLGTLDSFKYKTQIETRFADFDMLGHVNNAVYFTYLEIARTKYWNSAISWNWRETGIVIAQASMDYISPILIEDKVSIYVRTSRIGNSSFDLDYTIVKHINGKEEICTKGKTICVSFSHTSKKAIPIPESEKAKMVAFEQL comes from the coding sequence ATGATATTTAAGACATTTTGGCGCACAAAAACAAAACAGACAGACAAAAAGTCAGCAACACTGGGAACTTTAGACAGTTTTAAGTATAAAACCCAAATCGAAACCCGTTTTGCAGACTTCGACATGTTAGGCCATGTGAATAACGCAGTCTACTTTACCTATCTTGAAATTGCGCGCACAAAATACTGGAACAGTGCTATATCCTGGAACTGGAGAGAAACAGGCATAGTGATCGCACAGGCTTCTATGGACTACATCAGCCCAATATTAATAGAAGACAAAGTAAGTATATACGTGCGTACTTCCAGAATTGGAAACAGCAGTTTCGATCTTGATTATACGATCGTTAAACACATAAATGGTAAAGAAGAAATTTGTACCAAAGGAAAAACCATTTGCGTCTCCTTTTCACACACCAGTAAAAAAGCAATTCCTATTCCTGAAAGTGAAAAAGCAAAAATGGTCGCCTTCGAACAACTATAA
- a CDS encoding Hsp20/alpha crystallin family protein, with translation MTLVNFNNRTRSHAPYFNNVFDSLFSEALNKNYTINKVPGVNILESETEYTIELAAPGLEKSDFQINLKKDTLSVWAEKKVADSEVKKNYSRKEFDYLSFARSFTLPESVDAEKISAEYVNGILTIAIGKKVEVKEENKEIKVL, from the coding sequence ATGACATTAGTAAATTTTAACAATCGTACAAGAAGCCACGCACCTTACTTTAACAATGTTTTTGACTCTTTGTTCAGTGAAGCGCTAAATAAAAATTATACAATTAATAAAGTTCCCGGCGTAAATATTTTAGAATCGGAAACTGAATATACGATCGAATTGGCAGCACCTGGTTTAGAGAAAAGTGATTTTCAAATCAACTTGAAAAAAGATACGCTTTCTGTCTGGGCAGAGAAAAAAGTTGCTGATAGTGAAGTGAAAAAAAATTACAGCAGAAAAGAGTTTGATTATTTGTCTTTTGCAAGGTCGTTTACGTTACCTGAAAGTGTGGATGCGGAAAAGATTTCTGCTGAGTATGTGAATGGGATATTGACTATTGCAATTGGTAAAAAGGTTGAGGTGAAGGAAGAAAATAAAGAGATTAAAGTTTTATAA
- a CDS encoding alpha/beta fold hydrolase, translated as MKYTLILTIVIFTTLKLSAQNTFLPAKTYLDHNQRAIKYKDQKQYLKSALSFDSLFKENKGNGVTRDKYIAASSWALAGNPDKAFNYLTQYLKEIQTFHLEFLDQDEELKSLHTDPRWQPLINQSKAKIQQAVLKYKPLDTLVDVDTHKLFFNIIKGSSTVILFETGGMDNSTVWSDILIPIYDATGATLVTYDRAGYGHSTRDSINSDITNEIKGLELGLSKLGYTDANKILVCHSLGGFYVTLFAARNPAKIKAAVFIDASLGSFYTDEAIKRVLTNPNGTIEEIKKKNTSIYYIAVDLHKNAATLRATPFPAQIPITDIYAETPPWDEKIDIEGWKDGHKKFIAARPNSKLILAEGTTHYVGADNPQLVINEIIKSYKTAENKK; from the coding sequence ATGAAGTACACGCTAATCCTGACAATAGTCATTTTTACTACGCTAAAATTATCTGCACAGAACACATTCTTACCTGCTAAAACCTATCTGGATCATAACCAAAGAGCCATAAAATACAAAGACCAGAAACAATACCTAAAATCCGCACTATCTTTTGACTCCCTATTCAAAGAAAATAAAGGCAACGGTGTAACCAGAGATAAGTACATTGCTGCAAGTTCCTGGGCATTAGCCGGTAACCCAGACAAAGCATTCAACTACTTAACTCAATATCTAAAAGAAATCCAGACCTTCCACCTTGAATTCCTGGACCAGGATGAAGAATTAAAAAGCCTCCATACAGATCCCAGGTGGCAGCCATTGATCAATCAGAGTAAGGCCAAAATTCAGCAAGCAGTATTAAAATACAAACCACTGGATACCCTGGTCGATGTTGATACACACAAACTCTTTTTCAACATCATTAAGGGATCATCTACTGTTATCCTGTTTGAAACTGGTGGTATGGATAATTCAACCGTATGGTCAGACATTCTGATTCCAATATACGATGCGACCGGCGCAACGCTGGTTACTTATGATAGAGCCGGTTATGGCCACAGCACCCGCGATTCAATAAACTCTGATATTACAAATGAGATCAAAGGATTAGAACTTGGACTTTCAAAATTAGGTTATACTGATGCAAATAAAATTCTGGTCTGCCACTCTTTGGGAGGTTTCTATGTAACGCTGTTTGCCGCAAGAAATCCCGCTAAGATAAAAGCCGCAGTTTTCATAGACGCAAGCTTAGGAAGTTTTTACACAGATGAAGCAATTAAAAGAGTACTTACAAATCCAAACGGTACAATAGAAGAGATTAAAAAGAAAAACACGAGTATATATTATATCGCCGTAGATCTTCATAAAAATGCCGCTACCCTGAGAGCTACCCCGTTCCCCGCTCAAATACCAATCACTGATATCTATGCAGAGACCCCACCATGGGATGAAAAAATAGATATTGAAGGATGGAAAGACGGGCATAAGAAATTTATAGCAGCGCGCCCAAATAGTAAATTAATTCTTGCAGAAGGGACCACACATTATGTAGGCGCAGATAATCCGCAATTAGTGATCAACGAAATCATCAAATCTTATAAAACTGCTGAAAATAAAAAATAA
- a CDS encoding arginine decarboxylase codes for MQSYSEFLDLSVGFPQEGYSVIDDELYFQDLNLMEMIETYGTPLRFTYLPMITKKIQQAKLLFQTAIIKNNYRGDYKYCYCTKSSHFRHIVEEALKNGIHLETSSAFDMPMIEALEKKGALTKDITVICNGFKTYQYKQYIIDMLHDGYKNIIPVLDNKEEFNLFDDEVELETPCNLGIRIAAEEQPDSQFYTSRLGVRMEDVIDFYNNKISTNPNFRVKLLHFFINSGITDSPYYWNELEKYVTLYCKFKKINPELDTLDIGGGMPFKDSLVFDFDYEYMVNEIVKRIKEICAEHDVVEPDIITEFGKYTVAEASGILYKVLGRKQQNDREKWLMLDGSFITNLPDVWALNQKYILLPINNWDAEYERVNLGGITCDGQDYYNQEAHMNSVFMPKTRKVQYLGFFNTGAYQEVLSGYGGIHHCLLPSPKHVIIRRNRDETFNFEVFGEEQNSKQVLKILGYT; via the coding sequence ATGCAGAGTTACTCCGAATTTCTTGATCTAAGTGTAGGTTTTCCTCAAGAAGGATACAGTGTCATCGATGACGAACTATACTTTCAGGATCTGAATTTAATGGAAATGATTGAGACTTATGGTACGCCATTACGTTTCACTTATCTTCCGATGATCACTAAAAAAATCCAACAGGCGAAACTGTTGTTTCAGACCGCGATCATCAAGAACAATTACCGTGGAGATTATAAGTATTGCTATTGCACAAAAAGTTCCCACTTCAGACATATCGTCGAAGAAGCTTTAAAAAATGGCATTCACTTAGAGACATCGTCCGCGTTCGATATGCCGATGATTGAGGCCCTTGAGAAAAAAGGCGCCCTTACCAAAGACATTACCGTTATCTGTAACGGTTTTAAGACTTATCAGTACAAACAATATATCATTGATATGTTGCATGATGGGTACAAAAACATCATCCCTGTATTAGACAACAAAGAGGAATTTAACCTTTTTGATGACGAAGTAGAGTTGGAAACACCTTGTAATTTAGGTATCCGTATTGCGGCGGAAGAGCAGCCGGACTCACAATTCTATACTTCACGTTTAGGCGTACGTATGGAAGATGTAATCGACTTCTATAACAACAAAATTTCTACTAATCCTAACTTCAGGGTTAAACTACTGCATTTCTTTATTAATTCAGGAATCACGGATTCTCCGTACTACTGGAATGAGCTGGAGAAATACGTAACCTTATACTGTAAATTCAAGAAAATCAATCCTGAACTGGATACTTTAGACATCGGTGGTGGTATGCCATTCAAAGATTCTTTGGTATTTGATTTTGATTATGAATACATGGTGAACGAAATCGTTAAACGTATCAAAGAAATTTGTGCAGAACACGATGTCGTAGAGCCAGATATCATTACTGAATTCGGTAAATACACAGTAGCAGAAGCTTCAGGTATCTTATACAAAGTATTAGGACGTAAACAACAAAACGACCGTGAGAAATGGTTAATGCTGGACGGATCTTTCATTACGAACCTTCCTGATGTATGGGCTTTAAACCAAAAATACATCCTTTTACCAATCAATAACTGGGATGCTGAATACGAAAGAGTGAATCTTGGTGGTATTACCTGCGATGGTCAGGATTACTACAATCAGGAAGCGCATATGAACTCCGTATTTATGCCGAAAACGCGTAAAGTACAATACCTTGGCTTCTTCAATACCGGAGCTTACCAGGAAGTACTGAGCGGATATGGTGGAATTCATCACTGTCTGTTACCAAGTCCTAAACACGTGATTATCCGTCGCAACCGTGACGAGACATTCAACTTTGAGGTATTTGGAGAAGAGCAAAACAGTAAACAAGTATTGAAAATCCTGGGTTACACCTAG
- the rocF gene encoding arginase codes for MTKSLKIIEVKSELGAGTRGASLGVDAIKIAALDFGSRFFKKHKSVEVPNENHLLLENTGSPFAKRISGILTMVERVADEVTETLGRNEFPIVLAGDHSTAAGTITGIKKAFPKSKLGVIWIDAHSDMHSPYTTPSGNMHGMPLAMVLDEDNLDAKVNELDQETLNYWYQLKNVGKIAPKISYSDLVLISARDMEKPEENLLKKNKVKLYSTAEVRKRGVERIVIETMQYLDQCDLIYVSFDVDSMDPTASRGTGTPVAQGLTEREAGGLMSRFLAYQKVCCFEIVEVNPTLDRENQMAEHAFEILIKATNAFRNE; via the coding sequence ATGACGAAGAGCTTAAAGATTATAGAAGTTAAGTCGGAGTTGGGCGCAGGTACACGCGGTGCCAGCCTGGGCGTTGACGCGATAAAGATTGCCGCCCTGGATTTTGGGAGTAGATTTTTTAAAAAACATAAGTCAGTTGAGGTTCCGAATGAGAACCATTTATTGCTTGAAAACACGGGTAGTCCATTCGCCAAGCGGATTTCTGGCATTTTAACGATGGTAGAAAGAGTTGCGGACGAAGTGACTGAAACGTTAGGCCGAAATGAATTTCCAATTGTGCTGGCGGGTGACCACAGTACGGCTGCGGGAACAATCACAGGAATAAAAAAAGCTTTTCCTAAATCAAAATTAGGGGTAATTTGGATCGATGCACATTCAGATATGCATTCTCCTTACACTACTCCGTCTGGAAATATGCACGGAATGCCGCTTGCAATGGTGCTGGATGAGGACAATCTTGATGCTAAAGTTAATGAACTTGACCAGGAAACTCTTAATTACTGGTATCAGTTAAAAAACGTCGGTAAAATTGCACCGAAGATTAGTTATAGCGATCTTGTGCTGATTTCTGCGCGGGATATGGAGAAACCGGAGGAAAATTTACTGAAGAAAAATAAGGTAAAGCTATACAGCACTGCTGAAGTCCGGAAAAGAGGGGTAGAGAGGATTGTTATTGAGACCATGCAATACCTGGATCAGTGCGATTTGATTTATGTATCCTTTGATGTGGATTCTATGGATCCTACAGCTTCAAGGGGCACAGGAACTCCCGTAGCTCAGGGGCTTACTGAGCGTGAGGCTGGTGGACTGATGTCCAGATTCCTTGCTTATCAAAAAGTATGTTGTTTTGAGATAGTAGAAGTTAACCCGACCCTTGACAGGGAGAATCAAATGGCTGAGCACGCATTTGAAATTTTAATTAAGGCAACGAATGCCTTTAGAAACGAATAG